A window from Streptomyces sp. NBC_00335 encodes these proteins:
- a CDS encoding PIG-L family deacetylase, which produces MPLARRTRLVAVLTTLTVISVGVTTWAYGDGTISEPAAPAAHRPSVTEGTVLQVVAHPDDDLYFMNPDVSRAISTGIKVTTVYLTAGESDGHNEAHKGALQDPVRPPDHAAYAEARQNGIRAAYAQMATGNRASAWQRRSIPTVGGGSAEVDVLVARPEVNLVWMQLREAGKVSEEVPVSLRRLWSDKIPSLGVQLSSETPVKQSGVSYSKDQVVEAIAAVFARYRPTTIRTQDPTPGPGKADHQDHIYGARFAQAAAERYAKSTDRPHFSIQNYVSYANTGMPPALDPQTAAEKLVYLKTFAWMDFKNWCGSPAGCGDRKLATRPEGDTPGWNRSIRYSRGANSSWMTEGTPGKLWAFTVLDGRMAYWSRSGFKAPWQGPRFLAGTGIDTGATAVRLPDGRVGVFGTRTTLGTKSQDYKREVVYSVQAAPDGEFAPWRSLGTPDTDHLSDGSAISAPAVALDRAGRMTVYVRDTRRTLRACAQSAAGGAFGGWASLGGSGRPKEPLWGDPVTATDTAGRRHVYVPTTKSVMAWVQRAPDAPFGAPVRTGLPWTAGPLSAVPEGDGVALYFRRPGSGNVEKTLAGSRPTGPTFSRVTTVGGHGGYGSVGVAGDLLVGRAGSGTVASTDLDRGPAWLESQMYYTGAPAALAPLDGSAIGAVLGLDARLHLTTPPPSAPKPRGNRPPYAPWYLAVPPPEEAADRPEGPRWQH; this is translated from the coding sequence ATGCCCCTGGCCCGCCGCACCCGCCTCGTGGCGGTGCTCACCACGCTCACCGTCATCTCCGTCGGGGTGACGACCTGGGCCTACGGCGACGGGACCATATCGGAGCCCGCGGCCCCCGCGGCGCACCGCCCGAGTGTGACCGAGGGCACGGTGCTCCAGGTGGTCGCGCATCCCGACGACGACCTCTACTTCATGAACCCCGATGTGAGCCGCGCCATATCGACGGGCATCAAGGTCACCACCGTCTATCTCACCGCCGGCGAGTCCGACGGCCACAACGAGGCCCACAAGGGTGCCCTGCAGGACCCCGTGCGCCCCCCCGACCACGCCGCCTACGCGGAGGCCCGGCAGAACGGCATACGGGCCGCCTACGCGCAGATGGCCACGGGCAACCGCGCCAGCGCCTGGCAGCGCCGCTCCATACCCACCGTCGGCGGCGGGAGCGCCGAAGTGGACGTCCTCGTCGCGCGGCCCGAAGTCAACCTGGTGTGGATGCAGCTGCGGGAAGCCGGCAAGGTCAGCGAGGAAGTGCCGGTCAGCCTGCGCAGGCTGTGGAGCGACAAGATCCCCTCGCTGGGCGTCCAGCTGAGCTCGGAAACGCCGGTCAAGCAGTCCGGGGTCTCGTACAGCAAGGACCAGGTCGTGGAGGCCATCGCGGCGGTCTTCGCGCGGTACCGGCCCACCACCATTCGGACGCAGGACCCGACGCCCGGCCCCGGCAAGGCCGACCACCAGGACCACATATACGGCGCCCGCTTCGCGCAGGCCGCGGCCGAGCGCTACGCGAAGTCCACGGATCGGCCGCACTTCTCGATCCAGAACTACGTGAGCTACGCCAACACCGGCATGCCACCGGCCCTCGACCCGCAGACCGCCGCGGAGAAGCTCGTCTACCTCAAGACGTTTGCCTGGATGGACTTCAAAAACTGGTGCGGCAGCCCCGCCGGCTGTGGCGACCGCAAGCTGGCCACCCGGCCCGAAGGCGACACGCCCGGCTGGAACCGGAGCATCCGGTACAGCCGGGGCGCCAACAGCTCCTGGATGACCGAGGGCACACCCGGCAAGCTGTGGGCCTTCACCGTGCTGGACGGCCGGATGGCCTACTGGTCGCGCAGCGGCTTCAAGGCGCCTTGGCAGGGGCCCCGCTTCCTCGCCGGGACCGGGATCGACACGGGCGCCACGGCGGTCCGGCTCCCGGACGGCAGGGTAGGGGTCTTCGGTACCCGGACCACGCTGGGCACCAAGTCCCAGGACTACAAGCGCGAAGTCGTCTACTCCGTCCAGGCGGCGCCCGACGGCGAGTTCGCCCCGTGGCGGTCGCTGGGCACCCCGGACACGGACCACCTCTCCGACGGCTCGGCGATCAGCGCGCCGGCCGTGGCCCTGGACCGTGCCGGCCGGATGACCGTCTACGTCCGCGATACCCGGCGCACCCTGCGCGCCTGCGCCCAGTCGGCCGCCGGCGGCGCCTTCGGAGGCTGGGCATCCCTGGGCGGCTCCGGCCGCCCGAAGGAACCGCTCTGGGGCGACCCGGTCACCGCCACGGACACGGCCGGCCGGCGCCACGTGTACGTGCCCACGACCAAGAGCGTGATGGCCTGGGTCCAGCGCGCACCGGACGCCCCGTTCGGCGCCCCCGTACGGACCGGACTGCCGTGGACCGCCGGACCGCTCTCGGCGGTTCCCGAGGGTGACGGAGTCGCCCTGTACTTCCGACGCCCCGGCTCGGGCAACGTCGAAAAGACGCTGGCCGGCTCCCGCCCGACCGGACCGACGTTCTCCCGGGTCACCACCGTGGGCGGCCACGGCGGCTACGGCTCCGTCGGTGTAGCGGGGGACCTGCTCGTGGGCCGCGCCGGTTCGGGCACGGTCGCCTCCACTGACCTGGACCGCGGACCGGCCTGGCTCGAATCCCAGATGTACTACACGGGCGCCCCGGCGGCCCTGGCCCCGCTGGACGGCTCGGCCATCGGCGCCGTTCTCGGCCTGGACGCCCGTCTGCACCTGACGACCCCTCCCCCGAGCGCCCCCAAGCCGCGCGGCAACCGGCCGCCCTACGCCCCCTGGTACCTGGCCGTCCCGCCGCCGGAGGAGGCGGCCGACCGCCCCGAGGGTCCCCGGTGGCAGCACTGA
- a CDS encoding glycosyltransferase encodes MRVVLSTYGSRGAVEPMAGLAVRLREFGAQVRLCAPPDEEFAVRLAGLGVEVVPTGGPVRPLVTSVTPGSAEGLAQRAADLMAAQFDIVAAAAEGADVLVATGPLPVTAGARSVAEKLGLRYVHASHQPVSLPSPHRRPPARRGQPLPSDATDNQALWDLDARIAHTMFGEALDTLRAAAGLAPVDSVRDYAFTDHPWLATDPFLSPWQPTGLGVVQTGAWCAPDERPLPAELVDFVDDGPPPVYVGFGSMPLGAVGEVARAAVEEIRARGHRTVVSRGWAGLTPADTWDDCLLVDEVNHQALFRRVTAVVHHGSAGTTTTATLAGVPQVVLAQGADQPYWAGRVTDLGIGAAHEGPAPAAGSLSAALHTALAPETRARAASAAAAVRTDGTTVAARLLLEGVAPTA; translated from the coding sequence ATGCGTGTGGTGTTGTCGACGTACGGGTCGCGCGGGGCCGTGGAGCCGATGGCGGGACTGGCGGTCCGGCTGCGGGAGTTCGGCGCGCAGGTGCGGCTGTGCGCGCCGCCCGACGAGGAGTTCGCCGTACGGCTGGCAGGGCTCGGTGTGGAGGTGGTGCCGACCGGCGGCCCGGTGCGCCCGCTGGTGACCTCGGTGACGCCGGGATCGGCCGAGGGGCTGGCGCAGCGGGCGGCGGATCTGATGGCCGCACAGTTCGACATCGTCGCCGCGGCGGCCGAGGGGGCGGACGTGCTGGTGGCGACCGGCCCACTGCCGGTCACCGCGGGCGCGCGATCGGTGGCCGAGAAGCTGGGGCTGCGGTACGTACACGCGAGCCACCAGCCGGTCAGCCTGCCGTCTCCCCACCGGCGGCCGCCCGCGCGGCGGGGGCAGCCGCTGCCGTCGGACGCCACCGACAACCAGGCGCTCTGGGACCTGGATGCCCGCATCGCGCACACCATGTTCGGCGAGGCGCTCGACACCCTGCGGGCGGCGGCCGGCCTGGCACCGGTGGACTCCGTCCGTGACTACGCCTTCACCGACCACCCGTGGCTGGCCACGGACCCGTTCCTCTCCCCGTGGCAGCCGACGGGACTCGGCGTGGTGCAGACCGGAGCGTGGTGCGCACCGGACGAACGCCCGCTCCCCGCCGAACTGGTGGACTTCGTGGACGACGGCCCCCCGCCCGTCTACGTGGGCTTCGGCAGCATGCCCCTGGGCGCCGTCGGAGAGGTCGCACGGGCGGCCGTCGAAGAGATCCGGGCGCGGGGCCACCGCACGGTCGTCTCCCGGGGCTGGGCCGGACTGACCCCGGCCGACACATGGGACGACTGTCTCCTCGTCGACGAGGTCAACCATCAGGCGCTCTTCCGCCGGGTGACCGCCGTCGTGCACCACGGCAGCGCGGGCACCACGACGACCGCCACCCTGGCGGGCGTGCCCCAGGTGGTGCTGGCGCAGGGTGCGGACCAGCCCTACTGGGCGGGCCGGGTCACCGACCTGGGCATCGGCGCGGCCCACGAGGGCCCGGCCCCCGCCGCCGGATCCCTGTCGGCCGCGCTGCACACGGCCCTGGCTCCCGAGACCCGCGCCCGGGCGGCCTCCGCGGCCGCCGCGGTCCGCACCGACGGGACGACGGTGGCCGCACGCCTGCTGCTCGAAGGGGTCGCCCCGACCGCTTGA
- a CDS encoding alpha/beta hydrolase: protein MQTRLADDARKRVVWGIALVLIAVTALLGVRPGAATATALPAPPVPALTWGPCADGQGDGFECATAQVPLDYRNPTGSTIPLAVTRRLAADPAHRTGVLVLHPGGPGNSGVNFARNSYAALPAALRDGFDVVGYDMRGVARSGQVECWNDAEYSAAVDAARGVPGPGALQTALRQGQEFAAACRERAGGLVPFIGTGSNAKDLDLLRRALGEETLTFYGRSFGSYVGTVYAAQFPRRVRAMVLDGGYDPRRYADVPYAYDATQFTALDAAVGRFLDWCAQNATACGFGAGKPREAFEQLKRDLDADPVITPSGRPATGYTLAYRLMFNINSGKEIWPYLGEALAAAQAHKTSFLLSPPSPGSFDFLNVNLAVECADRVYPTSRLLLGGLVSAEAASAPLLGPPIGLGPPTYDHNHAPACAQWQAERPSRYEGSYRAAGSAPILVLGTTGDPDTPYRDSVALAGTLEAGRLLTFDAEGHTAYNRSACVSALVNDYLATLALPARGTVCADETPPEALGRRATGPVEADETNDVIPTLR, encoded by the coding sequence ATGCAGACCCGTTTAGCCGATGACGCGCGCAAGCGAGTGGTGTGGGGGATAGCCCTCGTCCTGATCGCGGTCACGGCGCTCCTCGGGGTCAGGCCGGGGGCCGCCACGGCGACCGCCCTGCCCGCCCCGCCCGTACCCGCCCTCACCTGGGGCCCCTGTGCCGACGGCCAGGGCGACGGCTTCGAGTGCGCGACCGCCCAGGTGCCGCTGGACTACCGCAACCCCACGGGAAGCACGATCCCGCTGGCCGTCACCCGCCGGCTCGCGGCCGACCCGGCCCACCGCACCGGCGTCCTGGTGCTGCATCCCGGCGGACCCGGCAACTCCGGCGTGAACTTCGCCCGCAACAGTTACGCCGCGCTCCCCGCCGCCCTCCGTGACGGCTTCGACGTCGTCGGGTACGACATGCGGGGCGTGGCACGCAGCGGCCAGGTGGAGTGCTGGAACGACGCGGAGTACTCGGCCGCCGTCGACGCCGCGCGCGGCGTCCCCGGACCGGGAGCCCTGCAGACCGCCCTCCGGCAGGGCCAGGAGTTCGCCGCCGCCTGCCGGGAACGCGCCGGCGGCCTCGTGCCGTTCATCGGCACCGGGTCGAACGCCAAGGACCTCGACCTGCTGCGGCGCGCCCTCGGCGAGGAGACGCTCACCTTCTACGGCCGCTCCTTCGGCAGTTACGTCGGCACCGTGTACGCCGCCCAGTTCCCCCGGCGCGTGCGCGCCATGGTCCTGGACGGGGGCTACGATCCGCGCCGCTACGCCGACGTGCCGTACGCCTACGACGCCACGCAATTCACCGCGCTGGACGCGGCGGTCGGCCGGTTCCTCGACTGGTGCGCACAGAACGCCACCGCCTGCGGATTCGGCGCGGGCAAACCCCGCGAGGCCTTCGAACAGCTCAAGCGGGACCTCGACGCCGATCCGGTCATCACGCCGAGCGGACGCCCGGCCACCGGCTACACCCTCGCCTACCGCCTGATGTTCAACATCAACTCGGGCAAGGAGATCTGGCCCTACCTGGGCGAGGCGCTGGCCGCGGCCCAGGCGCACAAGACCTCCTTCCTGCTGTCGCCCCCCTCACCCGGGTCCTTCGACTTCCTCAACGTCAACCTCGCCGTCGAGTGCGCCGACCGGGTCTACCCGACCAGCCGGCTCCTCCTGGGCGGACTCGTCAGCGCGGAGGCGGCCTCGGCGCCCCTGCTCGGACCGCCCATCGGCCTGGGACCGCCCACCTACGACCACAACCACGCGCCCGCCTGCGCGCAGTGGCAGGCGGAACGCCCGAGCCGCTACGAGGGCTCCTACCGGGCCGCCGGATCCGCCCCGATCCTGGTCCTCGGCACGACCGGGGACCCGGACACCCCGTACCGCGATTCCGTGGCCCTGGCCGGGACCCTGGAGGCCGGACGGCTGCTGACCTTCGACGCCGAGGGTCACACCGCCTACAACCGGAGCGCATGCGTCAGCGCGCTCGTCAACGACTACCTGGCCACCCTGGCCCTGCCCGCACGGGGCACGGTCTGCGCGGACGAGACGCCCCCGGAGGCGCTCGGCCGACGCGCCACCGGGCCCGTGGAAGCAGACGAGACGAACGACGTGATCCCCACTCTGCGCTGA
- a CDS encoding FAD-dependent monooxygenase: MTELNSVKEIGAPDVLVVGAGPTGLALALDLTRRGVHALVVERAGTLFPGSRGKGLQPRTLEVFDDLGVGDAVREASAHAPLGQIWQDGLPVGEHDMLGDAAVGGPTDTEPHPRARLLPQWRTQEILYERLTGLGGRVRFDTALTGFEQDADGVSAYLSDGSVLRAAYLVAADGGRSTVRKALDIGMTGETVDPAPMVVADVRLRPGALDRDHWHLFPGPDGGFAALCPLPGTDEHQFVARTDDLTDLDVPAAVAALTHLDAQDVTEVRWASDFRPRAAMADRFRDGRVLLAGDAAHVHSPAGGQGLNTSVQDAYNLGWKLGQVLRHGADPALLDTYEQERQPVAAHVLGLSTRIHRGQEERGGATRQLGLGYRGGPLSEGAAGALESGDRAPDGPLPDGRRLFDLFRGPQFTLLAVGTDAELPPVSAEFLHVHRIGPYEPYGKGLFLVRPDGYVGWAGEDATGLARYLARLARPGSPVTAG, from the coding sequence ATGACCGAACTTAACAGCGTTAAGGAAATCGGGGCTCCCGACGTGCTCGTCGTCGGCGCCGGCCCCACGGGACTGGCCCTGGCCCTGGACCTCACCCGCCGCGGCGTCCACGCGCTGGTCGTCGAGCGGGCCGGCACCCTCTTCCCCGGCTCGCGGGGCAAGGGGCTTCAGCCCAGGACCCTGGAGGTCTTCGACGACCTCGGCGTGGGGGACGCGGTGCGGGAGGCGAGCGCCCACGCACCCCTCGGGCAGATCTGGCAGGACGGCCTGCCGGTCGGCGAGCACGACATGCTCGGCGACGCCGCCGTCGGCGGCCCCACGGACACCGAGCCGCACCCGCGGGCCCGGCTCCTGCCCCAGTGGCGCACCCAGGAGATCCTGTACGAGCGCCTCACCGGGCTCGGCGGCCGGGTCCGCTTCGACACCGCCCTGACCGGCTTCGAGCAGGACGCCGACGGGGTGAGCGCGTACCTCTCGGACGGCAGCGTGCTGCGCGCCGCCTACCTGGTGGCCGCCGACGGGGGCCGCTCCACGGTCCGCAAGGCCCTGGACATCGGCATGACCGGCGAGACCGTGGATCCCGCCCCGATGGTCGTGGCCGACGTCCGGCTGCGCCCCGGAGCGCTGGACCGCGACCACTGGCACCTGTTCCCGGGCCCGGACGGCGGTTTCGCCGCGCTGTGCCCGCTGCCCGGCACCGACGAGCACCAGTTCGTCGCGCGGACCGACGACCTCACAGATCTCGACGTCCCCGCCGCGGTCGCCGCCCTGACCCACCTGGACGCGCAGGACGTCACCGAGGTCCGGTGGGCCTCCGACTTCAGGCCGCGCGCCGCCATGGCCGACCGGTTCCGCGACGGCCGGGTGCTGCTCGCGGGCGACGCGGCGCACGTGCACTCCCCCGCCGGCGGCCAGGGTCTCAACACCAGCGTGCAGGACGCCTACAACCTCGGCTGGAAGCTCGGACAGGTCCTGCGCCACGGAGCCGACCCCGCGCTCCTGGACACCTACGAGCAGGAGCGTCAGCCCGTCGCCGCGCACGTACTGGGCCTGTCCACGCGGATCCACCGCGGCCAGGAGGAACGCGGCGGCGCCACCCGCCAGCTCGGCCTGGGATACCGGGGCGGCCCCCTCTCCGAGGGGGCCGCGGGCGCTCTGGAATCCGGGGACCGGGCCCCCGACGGCCCGCTGCCGGACGGGCGCAGGCTCTTCGACCTGTTCCGGGGACCGCAGTTCACCCTGCTGGCCGTCGGCACGGATGCCGAACTGCCCCCCGTGAGCGCGGAGTTCCTGCACGTCCACCGGATCGGACCGTACGAGCCGTACGGCAAGGGGCTCTTCCTGGTCCGGCCCGACGGGTACGTGGGCTGGGCGGGCGAGGACGCGACCGGACTGGCCCGCTACCTCGCCCGCCTGGCCCGCCCCGGCTCGCCGGTGACGGCCGGCTGA
- a CDS encoding TetR/AcrR family transcriptional regulator C-terminal domain-containing protein: MVREEREAKPERVRLDRATVAATALRLLGDVGLEGLTLRAIAKELDVKAPALYWHFKDKQALLDEMATEMFRRMTADLDAARPPDDWKQALEAAMRGLRGHLLRYRDGAKVYSGTHFTDISYAAPMEAHLRTLVAGGFTAAGAARAWFTAYSYTIGYVIEEQSMGPLPGSDGEGYDLEARAERLAGFPLTAEAGPEMFRDQDAGFEAGLAAVLAGIATTLLPPAARPAPQGP, translated from the coding sequence GTGGTGAGAGAAGAACGAGAAGCAAAACCAGAACGGGTCCGGCTCGACCGGGCGACGGTGGCCGCCACCGCCCTGCGGCTGCTGGGCGACGTGGGCCTGGAGGGACTGACCCTGCGGGCCATCGCCAAGGAGCTCGACGTCAAGGCGCCCGCCCTGTACTGGCACTTCAAGGACAAGCAGGCCCTGCTCGACGAGATGGCCACCGAGATGTTCCGCCGGATGACGGCGGACCTGGACGCGGCCCGTCCCCCCGACGACTGGAAGCAGGCACTGGAGGCCGCGATGCGGGGCCTGCGGGGGCACCTGCTGCGCTACCGCGACGGCGCCAAGGTCTACAGCGGTACGCACTTCACCGACATCAGCTACGCCGCTCCGATGGAGGCCCACCTGCGGACGCTCGTCGCGGGCGGCTTCACGGCTGCCGGGGCGGCCCGGGCCTGGTTCACCGCGTACAGCTACACCATCGGGTACGTGATCGAGGAGCAGTCGATGGGCCCCCTGCCCGGCTCGGACGGGGAGGGCTACGACCTGGAGGCCCGCGCCGAACGGCTCGCCGGCTTCCCGCTGACGGCCGAGGCGGGCCCGGAGATGTTCCGCGATCAGGACGCCGGCTTCGAAGCGGGCCTCGCGGCGGTGCTCGCGGGCATCGCCACGACCCTGCTCCCGCCGGCCGCGCGGCCGGCCCCGCAGGGCCCGTAG
- a CDS encoding MFS transporter has product MPEAPSRPAGGAPAGPPDPRRWWALAVIGLAQLMVVLDATIVNIALPSAQRDLGMSDGNRQWVITAYSLAFGGLLLLGGRLADLIGRRRAFVIGLSGFALASALGGAASGPGMLFAARALQGVFAALLAPCALSLLATTFDTPRERAKAFGVFAAIASGGGAVGLIAGGLLTEYLNWRWCLYVNVVIAAVAVLGAFAFLRGTGRTGAKLDVPGAILGCGGLAAIVFGLSEAEPRGWSDGPVLGLLAGGAALLTAFAWWQARASDPMLPPHIIGDRTRAGCLLTMALATIGLFALFLFMTYYFQLILGYSPVKTGLAFLPMTLAIITGATQVSARFLDRLAPRSLIVPGLLLATVALVLLTRLTVDSSYATHVLPAMLVLGFGMGLVFMPVMSTATQGVARKDSGITSATVNTAQQVGGAIGTALLNTIASTAATAYVAAHRAGPAQAADGASVSPAQRLVEAQGVVHGFGVALWWAAGIMLLGAAAAALMITAPAPAHRREARGAGVAAPAP; this is encoded by the coding sequence ATGCCCGAAGCCCCGTCCCGGCCCGCCGGCGGCGCACCGGCGGGACCTCCCGATCCCCGGCGCTGGTGGGCGCTGGCCGTCATCGGGCTGGCCCAGCTGATGGTCGTGCTCGACGCCACGATCGTGAACATCGCCCTTCCCTCCGCCCAGCGCGATCTGGGGATGTCGGACGGCAACCGGCAGTGGGTGATCACCGCCTACTCGCTGGCCTTCGGCGGTCTGCTCCTGCTGGGCGGGCGCCTCGCGGACCTCATCGGCCGCAGGCGTGCGTTCGTCATCGGCCTGAGCGGCTTCGCCCTCGCCTCCGCCCTGGGCGGCGCGGCGAGCGGACCCGGGATGCTCTTCGCGGCCCGGGCACTGCAGGGCGTCTTCGCGGCGCTGCTCGCGCCGTGCGCCCTGTCGCTGCTGGCCACCACCTTCGACACCCCCAGGGAACGCGCCAAGGCCTTCGGCGTGTTCGCGGCGATCGCGAGCGGCGGCGGCGCCGTCGGCCTGATCGCCGGGGGCCTGCTCACGGAGTACCTGAACTGGCGCTGGTGCCTCTACGTCAACGTGGTCATCGCCGCGGTCGCGGTCCTCGGCGCCTTCGCCTTCCTGCGCGGCACGGGGCGTACGGGAGCGAAGCTCGACGTCCCGGGTGCGATCCTCGGGTGCGGCGGGCTCGCGGCCATCGTCTTCGGGCTGAGCGAGGCCGAACCGCGCGGCTGGTCCGACGGCCCGGTCCTCGGCCTCCTCGCCGGCGGGGCCGCCCTGCTCACCGCGTTCGCCTGGTGGCAGGCGCGGGCGAGCGACCCCATGCTTCCGCCGCACATCATCGGGGACCGGACGCGGGCCGGCTGCCTGCTCACCATGGCTCTGGCGACCATCGGCCTGTTCGCCCTGTTCCTGTTCATGACCTACTACTTCCAGCTGATCCTCGGCTACTCCCCCGTCAAGACCGGGCTGGCCTTCCTCCCCATGACGCTGGCGATCATCACCGGTGCGACCCAGGTCTCCGCGCGCTTCCTCGACCGGCTCGCGCCCCGCTCGCTGATCGTCCCCGGGCTGCTCCTGGCCACCGTGGCCCTGGTCCTGCTCACGCGGCTGACAGTGGACTCCTCGTACGCGACCCACGTGCTCCCCGCGATGCTGGTCCTCGGGTTCGGCATGGGCCTGGTCTTCATGCCCGTGATGTCGACGGCCACCCAGGGCGTGGCGCGCAAGGACTCCGGGATCACCTCCGCCACGGTCAACACGGCCCAGCAGGTGGGCGGCGCGATCGGAACGGCGCTCCTGAACACCATCGCGAGCACGGCCGCGACGGCCTACGTCGCCGCACACCGCGCGGGACCGGCGCAGGCCGCCGACGGCGCCTCCGTGTCCCCGGCGCAGCGGTTGGTCGAGGCCCAGGGCGTGGTGCACGGCTTCGGGGTCGCGCTCTGGTGGGCGGCCGGCATCATGCTGCTGGGCGCCGCCGCGGCCGCCCTCATGATCACCGCGCCGGCGCCCGCGCACCGGCGCGAGGCCCGGGGCGCGGGGGTCGCCGCCCCGGCGCCCTGA